From the Nostoc sp. PCC 7107 genome, the window CACTTCTGAGGTGGAATGCAGAAAAATCTCTGCGCCACGCATTGTTAAACACCGCGCCACTTCAGGATATAAAATTTCTTCGGAAGCGACAGCAGCTAAATTCCCAATTGCAGTTTTCGCCACCGGAAAAACTCCTTCTAAGCCGTAACAATCAAGATATTTATCCCAAACATCATGGGGTGTAGGTGCAAATAACGAATTTAGCCGCCGATAGCGCAAGACAATAGCACCAGATGGGTCAATCACAAAACAAGTTTGAAAATATAAGCCGGGAAAATTGGGGTCGAGTTCGTAAGCGTTCCCAGCTAAAAATATCTGATGTTTTTGAGCAATTTTACTGAGAGCTTCATATTCTGCGCCGTGCATTTCTATACAAGCTTTTTCTCCCCACACAGCCAAAGGTTCACCCATCGGGAAACCTGTCAGGAAATATTCTGGTAAGACAATTAAACGACAGTCAAAACCAATAAAAGCTATGCTGGCGGCGATTTGTTGTGCCAAGCGGTTGATAGTATGATGAATTATTTCTTGGACAGCGTGGCGATCGCTGGCTTGATTCACAGCATGACAGCTAACTTGCAATGCTAAGGCACGGTATGATGCGATGGAATTTGGAATATCTGTCATGCTGTTTGCTGTTCAAAAACGCCTCACTATCAATTTACTAGGATATGTTCACTCTTCCTAGGCGATCGCCGATTTCATGCAAAATTTATTGATAGATTCTCCAATGTTAATGCAATGATAAAAGAGAAGTAGCAAGCGCTTAACAGAACGGTATTGTTTTAATTTCTTTACCCCTCACGGGGATAGAAACCTGGTGATCATTTCGGTTTCTTCACTCTTCTCCTAACAGCGATGAAAAACCTAGCAAATGACGATTGATCAAATAGCCGACTGTCAGCAATTGCTTACATATCACAAATTCCGTATTGAACACAAAATAGTTAAGAATAGACGCATATTTAGCACCTACACCTAAAACCTGCGATGATCGTTTTCGCGGTTCTGGCAAATGGCTGGAGAGTAAAGTATTTTTAGTTGCTTGATCTGGTGTTGCCGATTTAACTATAAACTGACTATTAATCTTGCAACTTTGATTCTGCCAACTTGGCTATTTATCGGGACTGTACCCGGAAGCCAGTAGGAAAGCGGGAATAAGTACTAGTAAATGACCAACAATTTTGCTGATGAGAATTTGGACTGCAATAGTTGTACTAACTTCTTCTTGGCTAGTTTCCGGGTTGGTAGCTTCTCAGCCAATCAATGCTACAGTAGCGATCGCCGACGAAAAAATAGCACCATCAGGGTCAATTTCTCAAGCAAACAATACTCAAAAGCCGATTGCTATCGATAAATCTGAGTTTGGGATAGCGAGAGTTGATGCTAGAGGTAAAGTTAACTTCATCCCCACATTTAGAGTCCCACTACAAGAAGGTAGTAAATATGGGTGGCGAATTCAACTCAAAGACTACCAAGGCGAAGTTACATGGCGAGAAGTCCTACGCTTACCAAAACCCCCAGAAACTTGGGCTACAGATGATGGTGAAAACTTCACAGTCTCAGCTGACGGTACAGAGTCGGTAATGAGACGCAAAACTTTAGCTAAAGATGGTGTGATTGAAAACTACTGGACGATCGCCGCAGGTGATCCTCCAGGTAAGCATAAAATACAGGTATATGTTGATGACCGTCTGATTGCAACTTTCGATTTTGAAGTTTTTCCCGTAGACAGACAACAATCAACAGGTAGAAATCGCAGCCTATAGCAATTTTAAATCATTCATGAACAACAAAATACCCGAATTCTTAGAAGAAGTCGGGTATTTTAGCACTAATCCAAAATTGACATTAGCCAATAGATTCAAGATTTAGCTTGACAACCTTTTTCTTTTCTTCCTCAGCTTTAGGCAAAGTCAGAGTCAAAATACCATCTTTATAATCAGCAGTAACATTGGTATTTTGAATGCGAGTAGATAAAGGAATCAAACGTTGGAATTTCCCGTAATGGAATTCACTCTTGGTTACACCTTTCCCTTCTGTTTTAGTTTCAGATTTCCGTTCACCGCTGATATACACAGCTTTTTCTGTAACTTGCACATCTAGGTCTTTGGCTTCAATTCCTGGTAATTCTAACTTGAGATGAATCGCTTCTTCAGTTTCGTGTAATTCAGCCGCCGGAACTTTTGTAAGGCTTCTTTCCAGTAAAGTAGATGGGAGCATTTCGTCTGCAAATAAACTGTTGATTTGTCTTTGCAGAGTGTTCATTTCTTGCCAAGGATTCCAACGTACTAGTGTCATATCTCTACCTCAGTTAATTTCTAATTTTGTTTAGTTGATTTAGGCTTAAATCATTTGCTTTGTTTTTATAGTATTCATAATCTAGCGCGGTGTAAATTCGGTTTTTATCACCAACTTAATCATGATTGCCGAACCTTAGTATGGGTACGGTAAACCCCCATAATATTAGTGTGGTAAACTGTATATAAATCATCAATTACAGCTTATTTAAGAAGATAAATGTTATCAAAATAGCAGCAATAGGTAATTTACTAACTATATAATTTCTACTTGTTATCCTCAGTCGGAAAAATTCATATTTTCATAATCCACTTATTATCTATCAATCAACATGATAAATAGTTGGCTTTATCTCATTGCAGCAATCTTATTTGAAGTTGCTGGTACAACTTCCATGAAATTATCTGAGGGATTTACCAGAACTATTCCCTCGGTTTTAATTTTTGTCTGTTATGGAATTTGTTTTAGTTTTTTAACATTAGCCCTCAAAAAAATTGAAGTCAGCATTGCGTATGCTGTTTGGTCAGGTTTAGGAACAACTGTAATCGCTACTATTGGGGTGATTTGGTTTCGTGAGTCGATGTCTCTGACCAAGTTTTTATCAATAGCTTTAATTATCATTGGCGTAATTGGGGTAAATTCTGCCAAATAAAAAAAGCCCTCGTTCATCACAATGAACGAGGTGAGGATAGGAGTAATCAACAAAGACTTCCTGTTATGTTTGTCCTTTTTGAGATAACGAAGTTTGATGTAAATCGCTACGATAAAAACAGCAGCAATCTCTCAAAAGAGTGAGCAAAATAAGCAACCAACCTAAATCCGTCCGTTGTTAATGCTTTAGCATGTTTAGTGTAGTAAAAGTTGGTTTATCAAGCCCGCAAGTTATTTCCCATTCATAATTTAGCAGTGCAGTGTAGGTATATGTAGCCAACTTGGCAGGAATAAATAGAACTAGGTTGGGTGCATTCACTTTCGGCAAATAGCCCGCGTAGGCGGACTTGGTTTGTGTAGCCGCGATTTCCAATCGCCTGGTGTTTCTTCCAAAAGTGGATGCTCCCACTAGGTTATCACCCTCTTTTACCTTCTTTAACTATAGTTAAAATCTAGTTTCATCTTAAAAGAAATACTACCAACGCGGTTAACAGTTTCGCTATTAGGTACAACTTGCCAACCGAATCTTTGATATAAATGCAAAGCGGGATTTGCGCTTCTAACAGTGAGTGATATAGAAGGGTAGGATGTTTTAGCTGCTGTGAGTAAATGAGTCAGTAATTTAGTTCCTATACCTTGATTTCTACATTCTGGAAGAGTTGCGATCGCAAGTTCTGGTGTAAAGTCATCAACATAGCCATATCCTGGACTTTTCCCTGTTAATAATCGTATCCATGCTGCTCCCACTGGTTGATTGCGGCTTTTATGGATAGCAACAAATCCCAAATCGTCTTTACATCCCCAACCTTTAACATACTTTGATAAATCAGGATGAATCATGACATCCTGTATTGTTTTTCCTTCTTCTCTCATTTGCGCCGCTTCGTACAGCATTTGCCATAAAAACGGTTCATCTTGTAGTATGAGGAGACGAATTGAATAATCCATATTCTACATTTTGCTGACGCTAGAATGCTGCGATCGCCAAAAACATACCACAAATTAATATGCAAAAACCCCAAGATATTCATCTTAGGGGCTTACGTCAATTAAAATTTTTCTTTCTTACACAGGAGTATTAAGGCTTGCTGGCTACTCTTGGTTGGTCTAAATAACCATAGACAATTCGAGAAACTTGACTGATAAAATCTCGCGCTTTTAAATCATTAAAAGGTCTTCTGACAAAAATTCCGGCTAAGTAGCGCTTACCAGATGGCATTTGAATAATCCCGGCATCACCGAGTACAATGCCTAGAGTTCCGGTTTTGTGAGCAATTACCGCACCTTTACCCAGTCCAGCTGGTAATAACTTTGTGTTGTGAACACGGCGCATAATATCCAAAACTTTGCTACGGCTGGAATCAGTCAATAATTGATTTTTTGCCACCAGCGCAGACAGCCTGACTAAATCTTTAGCGCTAGTTGTATTAGTTCCCTTAAAGTCGCCGAGTAAATTCCGCACGACGGTGTTTTGCAGTCCCCAACCACGAAAACGCTGATTTAACTTAGCTTTACCACCTAATCGATCAATCACCATATTGGTAGCTGTGTTGTCGCTGATGGTAATCATTTTAGTCACGGTTTCTATCAGACTAAAACGAGTTCCCGCACGCTTGTATTGGAATTCTCCTGAACCTCCAGTTACTAAGTCACGCCGCATAACTAAGGTTTCATTTAATTTGACTCTACCTGCATCTACTTCTTGAAATAACGCTACTAAAATGGGAAACTTAATTGTACTAGCAGCAGGAAAGATTTTCTCACCGTTTAAATCGAGATAGTTACCTGTCTCTAAATCTAAAAAGAACATTCCTGCGTCCAAGGAACGATAACGAGCCGCCAAGGCTTTGACTTGCGATCGCAGTTCTGGTATTTCTTTCCCTAAAGGTACAACTCCAGCGAACAAAGAAACATCACTCACGGAAACCGGAATTTGCTCTTCACTAGTTGAAGAAACATTATTATCAACAGGATTTTGAATGCGTTCTACCGATGGAAATTTCACTATCCAGTGGGTAGAAGAATCACCTTGCAGCAGTAACTTGCTAGGGTCAACAGTGTATCCAGGTGCTAATTCAACTACTAGTCTTGTTGTAGTATTGTCAACCTTACCAACACGAATTTCGCGCACTGTGGAGCCAAAGTTTTTCCGCACAGTATTTGTATTCAGTTGTGTACCCGGAAGATCGATAACTAACCGCGTGGGATTTTGAATTAAAAATGCTCTTGGTTTAACACCAGATGCCGTAGTAATATTCAGTTGATTTTGTGCGGTGTCAAAACTCCAAGATTCTAAGCGAGATGCTCGTACTGGAGAAGAAAGCAGGACAATACTGACAACGCTAAACAGAAATAAGCGTAATCTCATGCGTGTGATTATGTAGAGCGAAAGTTGAATTTACTTGCACCAATTTTCGAGGTAGTCTGGGTTGATCCGGACTAAACTCGAATCATAATTCGTGGCAAATCATTACGTCAAGACACGCAAACCGCAGAATAGTTCCTTTACGCCAAATTCAATTA encodes:
- a CDS encoding Hsp20/alpha crystallin family protein translates to MTLVRWNPWQEMNTLQRQINSLFADEMLPSTLLERSLTKVPAAELHETEEAIHLKLELPGIEAKDLDVQVTEKAVYISGERKSETKTEGKGVTKSEFHYGKFQRLIPLSTRIQNTNVTADYKDGILTLTLPKAEEEKKKVVKLNLESIG
- a CDS encoding N-acetyltransferase, which codes for MDYSIRLLILQDEPFLWQMLYEAAQMREEGKTIQDVMIHPDLSKYVKGWGCKDDLGFVAIHKSRNQPVGAAWIRLLTGKSPGYGYVDDFTPELAIATLPECRNQGIGTKLLTHLLTAAKTSYPSISLTVRSANPALHLYQRFGWQVVPNSETVNRVGSISFKMKLDFNYS
- a CDS encoding serine hydrolase, which codes for MRLRLFLFSVVSIVLLSSPVRASRLESWSFDTAQNQLNITTASGVKPRAFLIQNPTRLVIDLPGTQLNTNTVRKNFGSTVREIRVGKVDNTTTRLVVELAPGYTVDPSKLLLQGDSSTHWIVKFPSVERIQNPVDNNVSSTSEEQIPVSVSDVSLFAGVVPLGKEIPELRSQVKALAARYRSLDAGMFFLDLETGNYLDLNGEKIFPAASTIKFPILVALFQEVDAGRVKLNETLVMRRDLVTGGSGEFQYKRAGTRFSLIETVTKMITISDNTATNMVIDRLGGKAKLNQRFRGWGLQNTVVRNLLGDFKGTNTTSAKDLVRLSALVAKNQLLTDSSRSKVLDIMRRVHNTKLLPAGLGKGAVIAHKTGTLGIVLGDAGIIQMPSGKRYLAGIFVRRPFNDLKARDFISQVSRIVYGYLDQPRVASKP
- a CDS encoding nitrilase-related carbon-nitrogen hydrolase, with protein sequence MTDIPNSIASYRALALQVSCHAVNQASDRHAVQEIIHHTINRLAQQIAASIAFIGFDCRLIVLPEYFLTGFPMGEPLAVWGEKACIEMHGAEYEALSKIAQKHQIFLAGNAYELDPNFPGLYFQTCFVIDPSGAIVLRYRRLNSLFAPTPHDVWDKYLDCYGLEGVFPVAKTAIGNLAAVASEEILYPEVARCLTMRGAEIFLHSTSEVYNKNLTPKDAAKISRAVENMAYVVSANTAGLANSPIPIASVDGGSKIVDYRGIVLAETGAGESMAAFAEIDLTALRRDRRRPGLNNLLSRQRFELYAQSYSQSQFYPANTMLNQECDRQHFIQTQQQTIERLSQLGII
- a CDS encoding multidrug efflux SMR transporter, producing MINSWLYLIAAILFEVAGTTSMKLSEGFTRTIPSVLIFVCYGICFSFLTLALKKIEVSIAYAVWSGLGTTVIATIGVIWFRESMSLTKFLSIALIIIGVIGVNSAK